The Ovis aries strain OAR_USU_Benz2616 breed Rambouillet chromosome 2, ARS-UI_Ramb_v3.0, whole genome shotgun sequence nucleotide sequence CAAGTATCAAAGAAGCAAAGTTATCTGGAGTAGTCTATATAGGAGCTCTTTGGACTTTCTTTTATTATGCTAAAATAGTGGTGCTTTTAGGATTTACATTATTGTACTCTCCAATACAAAGTATGGGGTGTGTTAAAGTATACAGTACACCATTTTCATACATGTACAACATTGGTGGATGAAAAATGTCTCTTAGCAGTAATACTGGATTGTAGCCTCTGGTTTTACCAGCTGCATACTCTAGGACTATTATATAAGTAAAAATCTCTCTGTGATACTGGAAAGTGATTAGAATGTGCAAACTGATGTAGTAGGTTTCATCCGCCTCTTACAGGGTACCACCACAGAAAGTCCATTTAAGATGTTGGTAGGTTTAACAAAGTTGGAATGCTGGCACTGTTGAATTGGGCAACAGTTCTTCAGACCTGGCTCAGAGCTACAATGCATTTAGTATATTAAAGCAGCTGACATGACGACTTTTTGCGGGCCTTCCCAGGCactggagtttttctgttaatttgtcgcactaggtcataaaagatctcattaacatttatttttgattttgcaGAGGATTCTAAGAATGCACAGTTGTTCCACTGTCGTGCTAGATTTTGACCTTGTTCCTTTCCTACAACTCTTTCATCTTCCAAGTCACACTTATTACCAACCAGAATCATTGGAACATCATCCGTGTCTTTAACTCGAAGAATCTGTTCTCTCAGATCTTGTAAATCATTAAATGTGGACTGTGCTGTGATGGAATAAACTAATGCAAAGCCTTGTCCATTTTTCATGTACAAATCCCTCATTGCTGTGAATTGTTCCGTTCCTGCAGTATCCAAGATTTCAAGCATACACTGCTGTGCATCTACTTCAACTTGCTTCCTATAAGAATCTTCTATCGTAGGATCatatttttcaacaaaaattCCTTGAACAAACTGTACAGTCAGAGCAGATTTTCCAACGCCTCCCGAGCCAAGAACGACTAGCTTATACTCACGCATGGTGCAAACTTGTAAAAGCTAGTACCTCTCGCGCTGTCACCGGGTGCCCGCAGCCAGCGTCGCCTCACGCTCCCTCCGGGTCGCTGCTCCCGGCGCCACGGCggtgctgccgctgccgctgctgctgccgccgccgccgccgccgccgccgctccggCTGGTTTACACGCCTGACTCTGGTTAGCTTTATTTAAAAGGATTACTTTTCAAACATAACTgaatctttttttgtgttgttgtaagTTTTAACATCCTGTGGAACTAGTGTTCTACCAGACACATTTTGGGAAATCCAGTGTAGAGTATAggatcttccctggtgtctcagaccgtaaagaatctgcctgcaaattctgcaatgaaggagacatagggTGGATCCcggtgtcaggaagatcccatggagaaggaaatggcaacccactccagtattcttgactggagaatcccatggacagaggagcctggcaggccacagtccacagggtcacaaagagacagacagaactgagcgactaacactttcactttcttatttcaACATTGAGTATAGCCCTTCTCTAGCCAAGGATCTAATGTGAGTCCTGAGCTGACACTGCTGAAGTCAGCCATCAGAGGAGGAGGTCTTTTGGGGGACAGAGGAGTTTCCTAGGGCTTGTGAACTCTCATCTCATGGTTGTCTTGTCACCTGCTCAATGATTAAGACTGGACCTACATATGTGACTCATGCAAGAAGTATTAATTACAAGACAGAAATGTGAGGGTTAGGAGGTCCTGTAGATGGATCTGGGCTTCCCCGCAGAGAGGGTGATTTTTATAATTTGCTGAGCGTGTTCACCCTTTGCAATCAGAGCTTCTATCCCAGgttagagaaacagacatatcCGCTAGTTTATATATGTGTGAATCTATGGCTTTCAGACTGATGATGGCAACAGCCGTGTTGAAAGTTACCTTCTTTATTTAAGGTTCTGTACTCTCTTTCTCCTGCTGAAAAGACCCCTAGGAGTTTTCTTTGGAGAGGTGACAGGAAATACATGGTTCCCCTGGGAAAATATTAGTGACTTAGGAAAACGCTAGTGAGTAGGAAGGTATTCCCAGTTCACCTTTGCTAACACTGGCTGTATTTGAAAACAGGGACAGGTCCTTTGCTAAATGCTCCCATTGGGTGAAACAAAGTTAAATTTAACTAAACTGAAGAGATGTGACTTAATGAGACAGACGGTGTCTAGAAGGAAAATGAGCAGGAGGAGCAAGAGGTTTtcctagagaaaaggaaacaaacaattcCAAGGAAGTGGTCATGTATCTGCCTTCTCCTGTCCCAGGACTGGTATATAAGGGTCCCCTCGGGCAGAAGGTGACATCTgacctccctgccctcctgagtctccctcctcacctctcctGAGTCCTCTCTACTGACACCATGGGCTGCTGTGGTTGTGGAAGTTGTGGTGGCTGCGGTGGTGGCTGTGGCAGCAGCTGCGGTGGCGGCTGCGGTGGTGGCTGTGGTGGTGGCTGTGGCAGCTGCAACAGCTGCAACAGCTGCAACAGCTGCAGATGCTACCGGGTGGgctgctgcagcagctgctgcccctgctgctgcggctgctgtggGGGCTGCTGCAGTGTCCCCGTGGTCTGCTGCCACCGCCGCACCTGCAGCTGCCACTCGTGTGGCTGTGGCGGTGGGAAGGGTTGTTGCCAGCAGAAAAGCTGCTGCCAGAAGCAATGCTGCCACTAGGTGACCACCCGGCTCCACGCAGGAGCTGCGGAGGACACGCCCTCTCCTGCTGGTGAGGCTACTTCACACTCTTCGGTCCATTTATTTCCCCTAAAGTCTCCATCACCagcttttcttctccttcctgtgcTCCATGCCTTGTTCTTCTGAGATCTTCCTTTGCTCACAAACCACACATCACGGCAGGAAACAAATATACTGCAAAGAACTGATGACAAGATAGCTGGGCGAAGCCCAAGTTTACAGAGAACCCTCATTTACAAATAAACCCTAGGATATTTGATTGTGTTGTTTAATCTTTCAACCCATTCAGGCCCAAATTTGGGTCATTTTGGCGTTTCCTGCCTgtgtgggttcttttccactgctGTGTGTGTACACTTGCTGTTTTACACTGTCTAATAAAATGACTCAATGCCCAAGGAAGACTGTTCACTCGTCATATGTGTCATCAGTTCCTTCGCTGGTGTGGCGTCTCCTGCTCCCGCTTGCAGAGCCGTTTATCAGCCGATTATGTGTGTTTATCAGCCCAGCCCACTCTGATGCTGCCCCCTAATGACTCTTTTCCTGGGGTCTCTTGGTGCTCAGACTCGCCCAAGGCTTTTCCAGGGTGGgaactggtggtggtggtggtggtggtggtggtggtggtggtggtgggtctTGGTTTCTTTTGTAAAATCTAGGAGATGAAAGATGGGCCCCAAAGGAAGGCAGAACTCACACAGCCCCCTACCCTGCGGAGCCCAGTGGTTTCTGAAGAGCCTGGGAATTCCTGGCCAGGGTGGCCAGCTTGAGTGCTGAGATCGGTTCTGCAAGGATCTTGCTCTAGCTGATGTCCTTGGCCTTGCCTACCACAGCAGTGtattctttctctgcttctgtcgATTTTGTACAGTAAACTCACtgggccagcaaatttggaaaactcagcagcggccgcaggactgggaaaggtcagttttcattccagtcccaaagaaaggcaatgccaaagaatgttcaaactactgcacaattgcactcatctcacataatagcaaagtaatgctcaaaattctccgagccaggcttcaacaattcatgaacaatgaacttccaggtgttcaagctggttttagaaaaggcagaggaaacagagatcaaattgccaacatccattggatcatcaaaaaagcaagaggaaaacatctatttctgctttattaactatgtcaaagctttgactatgtggattaccacaaactggaaaattcttgaagagatgggaatacagaccacctgacctgcctcttgagaaatctgtatgcaggtcaggaagcaacagttagaactgtatatggaacaacagactggttccaaatagggaaagtagtatgtcaaggctgtatattgtcaccctgcttatttaacttatatgcagagtacatcatgagaaatgccgggctggatgaagcccaagctgaagtcaaaattgccaggagaaatatcaataaccttggatatgcaggtgacaccacccttatggcagaaagcaaagaagaactaaagaagagcctcttgatgaaagtgaaaaaagagagtgaaaaagttggcttaaagctcagcattcagaaaactaacatgatggcatctggtcccatcacttcctggtaaatagatggggaaacaatggaaacagtgagagactttattttggggggagtccaaaatcactgcagatggtgactgcagccatgaaattaaatgacgcttgctctttggaagaaaagctatgaccaacctagacagcatattaaaaaggcagagatattactttgccaacaaaggtccgtctagtcaaagctatggtttttccagtagtcatgtatggatgtgagagctggactgtaaagaaagctgagcacagaagaattgattgttggagaagactcttgagagtcctttggactacaaggagatccaaccagtccagcctaaaggaaatcagtcctgaatattcattggaaggactgatactgaagctgaaactgcaatacttggccacctgatgtgaagagctgactcttgaaaagaccctgatgctgggaaagatagggcaggaggagaaggggacaacagaggatgagatggttggatggcatcactgactcaatggacatcagtttgagtaagctccaggaattgttgatggacaggaaggcctgacttgcttcagtccatggggttgcaaaaagttgcaAAAAGTAGTTTGGAATTGCTTATTACTAGAAGCACATTCCTATGTATCACCTATGTAGCCTGGCACATAACAGAGgttccacaaatatttgttgatttggtTTGCTTTTGCTCaagtgtttatctttttcttaaaaaaaaaaaaagactttgaagtttattattattattattattggccacatttcaaggcatgtgggatctcagtgtTCTGAACAGGGATTGAAAGAAACtgtgccccctgtattggaaggcagagaCTTAGCCCCtcgacctccagggaagtccctaaaatgtttattataagcAGGAAGTTAATTGATAGATGTGCTACACAATTACCTATATTTAGGTCAGCAGCACCTGGTTATTTTTAACTGGTATGTTTATATATTGTGATCCATGCTTTATGTAGGCATTTGTGCTACTGATTAACGGGTCCCACATTTGAAAGCCCTGTGGTTTTCAATGACCTTTGTCTTACAAGTTGGCTGAATGGGGTTTGGGATTGTTGTCTGTCCCCACAAAGTGGGGCCAAGCTGATGGCTCTGTATGTAGGTGAATTGAATGTGTTTTGATTATTGCCCAAGGTTATTTTTTCTGAGTttggtttaaaaaattgaagaaaagcaaagaatccATTATATGGCATCTGTTTGGAAGTCTAATTTAGTCTTCAGGTAATTATAGGGACTCCTGCATTCTTTTGCAATGCAAGGTGTTGTTAGGATTAAAAATGATGGTCCAGGATCCATGGGTGACCTTGGTGTACTCTGGGTCCTTATTTCTCTAGCCTctatctgccttttctcaatgTGTACTCCTTCCATCACCTCTTTGACTCTGTGAAGTGTCCCTGACACACCTTTTTGCCACATCCCTCAGCTTCTGCTCTTTCCTCTAGGACAGTGTGCATACCCTCTTTATATGCACAAAATGGAAAGTCTCTTGAATAACCACAGATTTTTATCAGTTCTACTTCCATGATGTCACTGACACCAGTGACtgtccagcttgaacttcagctTCACTGGTCTGGAGGTGCTGATGTGTCTGGTGAGGTTTAGGGAAATGGTGAAGGGAGATTGCCAGGGGCCCCTTGAGATGAAGACTGAGGAgtgtttaaacaaaaacaaaagcaagtagagttattttatttttttaattggaatataattggtttatagtgttgtatcagttctgctgtacaacaatgtgaatcaattatacatatacacatatcccctccctcttcagcctctcccccatctccacccccaTCACACCCGCCaggcatcacagagcactgagctgggctTCCTGTGCTTTTAGCAGCTTCCACTAGCTAGCTATGTTACACAgggtagtgtgtatatatcaatcctaatctcccaattcatcccaccatcccctcccccactgtgtcagaaaagcaaataaagttattttaaaggaaaggagTCAGACAGTGAAGCTTGAAAGCTATAACAaccagacagcgtattaaaaagcagagatatcactttgtcgacaaaggtccatctagtcaaagcaatggtttttccagtcaatagtcacgtacagatgtgagagttggaccatgaagaaggctgagtgctggaaaactaatgtttttgaattgtgatgctagagaagattcttgagagtcccttggactgcaaggagatcaaaccagtcaaccctaaaggaaatcagtcctgaatattcataaaggattgatgctgaagctgaagctttaatactttggccacctgatgtgaagatccaactcattagaaaagaccccgaggctgggaaagactgaaggcaaaaggagaagtaaGCAgtggagggtgagatggttggatggcatcactgactcaatggacatgaatttaagaaaactctgggagatagtaaaggacagaggagcctggtgtgctgtagtccatggggttgcagagagtcggacaccgcttagtgactaaacaacaatgaagcTTGATTTAATGACAATGCCCTAGTTACTGGAGATCTTTTGAATAGTCCAAGTCGTGGAACTATAACAGTGGTATCCCGCTATGGACTTGAACCTGACGATGCAGAGAAAGGGCAGTGAGAACAATTCCCTGTGAGTCACGGGGAGTCCGCATTTTGGGACCACATACCAAAATGTGGCAAAAAGTGGGGGCAGGACATTCTTTCCATGGTGGCAGAGTGACATCAGGGCAGGGTGACATGCCACAGATGTGGCCGGGAATGTTGCCGTGGCAGCACATACAACACAGCCTGGTAGCTGGTGACACTGGCAGGCTCCAGTTTAGGACCTTTGTCTGGTACCTGCAGGAGGTCACATCCACTCCATACTTTCATGGTGTTTCCTGCTGAAAGGCCTCAGAGTTGTATCACTGCTGGCCTGGGAGACTGTGCAgggtagaaaatgaagcaaaggaAAGAGCCAGTCCACAGGACAGCTGAGTGTGTTATGCTCCCGAGCACATGGACACCTGGATTAACGGTTGTTGAAGCAGGAGGACTTTGAAGAGGGTGAGAAGACACTCATGGAGTATAAAGGTGGATTCATTTAATTCATCAACCAATTGATCAACACGTTCAACACGTGTTTATTGGCCACCTACTAAGTGACTAATAGCAGGTCTAGTAAAACGCTGTTTGCAACTCTTACTGTGACCCTGTTTTCTCTCCTGTGATGATGCTCCCCTGGGAAACGTTCCATCCCCAATTTaccactctttccttccctcacttCCCCAGCTTCTGCCCTCTGGACGCCACACTCTGTCTGGCCCGGACTGTTGCAAACATCCTTTAACTCACTCCCATGTTCAGTTTCATCTTCCCAAGTCCTGGTTTTGCTGTTAGTCATTTTCTTGAAACATGAATCACGTTTTCTGTTATTAAATTGGTTGCCTGGGCCTGTGCCGGGGTCCTGAGCCAGGCTGGGATCCCTTGTTTTAGTTGGAGAGGTTCTTTTTCTGCTCAGATTTGCATAGCTGACAGTGAAACTGAAGCTGAGATGGGAAAATTTATTCAATGGCCAAAGAATGGAAAAGTGGGGACACAGTACACATATTGACTTCTCAACTCCATCCAGGCACAGGCACTGTATAAATAGGAAGGTTGAGGTAAAAGGGAGGGAATTGAGTAAAGAGAGGGAGGAATATTCATGACTTATCCAAGAACAGGGGTGTGATTGGGACCCAGAACTGAGGCGAAACTACTTTTCAGTTCTTGGGTGGGGTTTTCCCACTGTTGCCATGGAAACTGCCAACTGTCAGGGCACTAGTAGGTGTGCCATTTAGTTTGTTAATGCATTAcagtgagtgtgcgtgtgtgtgttcaggtgctcagttgtgtccaactctttgtgaccccatggactgtagcccactaggctcctctgtccatgggattgtcctggcaagaatactggcataggttgccatttcctcctcgagggaattatccagacccagggactgaacccgcacctcctgtgtcttctgcattggcaggcaaattctcttCCACTGAACCACCTAAGAAGTCACTGGGAGCGTTTAATGAGTCCCAAGGTTCACTGGAAGTCCAGTCTTCCACCATCTTGAGCTTAGTTCAAGCcagttcttgtttttttctttttgagcttCCTGCTTTTATCATTGAGCCTGAAACCCAGATAAGAACAGCTCATTTCCATTCAGGGGAGGGGCAACAGCCTTGGTAACATTCTCACCGACTTCCACCCTTCCAATGAGTCTTCAATGTGATACCCAAGGATGTCTCCCTTTTGACTGTACCTTTGTCTCCAGATTCTGTTCTCACTGTTCTTAGCCTTCTGGGCCTCTCCCAAGTCCTGTCCTGCAGGTCCCACCCATAGACCTACAGCAGCTGCTGCCTGACCACCGCTCACACTTTCCCGTCTCCAGTCTTTACCGCAGCTCTGACATAGCAGGCCTTTCACGTGACAGTCCTAGTCGCCCCAGTTCTCCTCTCTCACACACTTACAACCAACAAACTCCATGCCTCTAAGATGCCTATTTACAAGGTTATTCTAGTTGTTGTCCCATTGCACTGA carries:
- the LOC114113232 gene encoding ras-related protein Rap-1b; its protein translation is MREYKLVVLGSGGVGKSALTVQFVQGIFVEKYDPTIEDSYRKQVEVDAQQCMLEILDTAGTEQFTAMRDLYMKNGQGFALVYSITAQSTFNDLQDLREQILRVKDTDDVPMILVGNKCDLEDERVVGKEQGQNLARQWNNCAFLESSAKSKINVNEIFYDLVRQINRKTPVPGKARKKSSCQLL
- the LOC132659134 gene encoding small cysteine and glycine repeat-containing protein 7-like; the protein is MGCCGCGSCGGCGGGCGSSCGGGCGGGCGGGCGSCNSCNSCNSCRCYRVGCCSSCCPCCCGCCGGCCSVPVVCCHRRTCSCHSCGCGGGKGCCQQKSCCQKQCCH